In Urechidicola croceus, a single window of DNA contains:
- a CDS encoding citrate synthase — translation MSDKAKLEVNGNSYEFPIYTGTENEKAIDISKLRGLTGGLTTIDPGYKNTGSCVSEITFLNGEQGILRYRGYSIEDLAEKADFLEVAYLLIFGELPNKEQLDKFHSDIKKRSVVDEEVKKIVDAFPKSAHPMGVLSSLTSALTAFNPESVDINSEEEMYNAIVGILGKFPVLVAWAMRKKQGLPLDYGDNSLGYVENILKMMFKQPNEEYKLNPIVVDALDKLLILHADHEQNCSTSTVRIVGSSHAGLFASISAGISALWGPLHGGANQAVLEMLEAIKEDGGDTKKYMAKAKDKSDPFRLMGFGHRVYKNFDPRAKIIKVAADEVLDDLGVQDPILDIAKGLEKEALADDYFVKRKLYPNVDFYSGIIYRAMGIPTEMFTVMFALGRLPGWIAQWKEMRERKEPIGRPRQVYIGKNSRPFISVEKR, via the coding sequence ATGTCAGATAAAGCAAAATTAGAAGTTAATGGTAATAGTTATGAGTTTCCTATTTATACAGGTACTGAAAATGAAAAAGCCATTGACATCTCAAAACTTAGGGGTTTAACTGGTGGTTTAACCACAATCGATCCAGGATATAAAAATACAGGATCATGTGTAAGTGAAATTACATTTTTAAACGGTGAACAAGGAATTTTGCGATATCGAGGTTATAGTATTGAAGATCTTGCTGAAAAAGCTGATTTTCTAGAAGTTGCATATTTATTAATTTTTGGAGAATTACCAAATAAAGAACAATTAGACAAGTTCCATTCTGATATAAAAAAGCGTTCAGTAGTTGATGAGGAAGTAAAGAAGATTGTAGATGCTTTTCCAAAGTCTGCACATCCAATGGGTGTTTTATCTTCATTGACAAGTGCTTTGACAGCTTTCAATCCAGAATCTGTTGACATCAATTCAGAAGAAGAAATGTATAATGCAATAGTTGGAATTTTAGGGAAATTTCCCGTTTTAGTTGCTTGGGCAATGCGTAAAAAACAGGGTTTACCATTAGATTATGGTGATAATTCACTTGGATATGTTGAGAATATTTTGAAAATGATGTTTAAACAACCAAATGAAGAGTATAAACTAAATCCAATTGTAGTTGATGCTTTAGATAAATTATTAATTCTTCATGCTGATCATGAACAAAACTGTTCAACTTCTACAGTAAGAATAGTTGGTTCGTCACATGCTGGATTATTTGCTTCAATATCTGCTGGTATTTCTGCGCTTTGGGGACCACTACATGGTGGAGCAAACCAAGCGGTTCTTGAAATGTTAGAGGCAATTAAAGAAGATGGAGGAGACACTAAAAAATATATGGCTAAAGCTAAGGATAAAAGTGATCCATTCCGTTTAATGGGATTTGGACATAGAGTTTATAAAAACTTCGATCCTAGAGCAAAAATTATTAAAGTTGCTGCTGATGAAGTATTAGATGATTTAGGTGTTCAAGACCCTATTTTAGATATTGCTAAAGGATTAGAAAAAGAAGCATTGGCTGATGATTATTTTGTAAAAAGAAAATTATATCCAAATGTTGATTTTTATTCTGGAATTATTTATCGTGCAATGGGGATACCAACTGAAATGTTTACAGTAATGTTTGCATTAGGAAGATTACCAGGATGGATAGCTCAATGGAAAGAAATGAGAGAAAGAAAAGAACCTATTGGAAGACCAAGGCAGGTTTATATTGGAAAGAATTCAAGACCATTTATTTCTGTAGAAAAGAGATAA
- a CDS encoding dimethylarginine dimethylaminohydrolase family protein codes for MLKLNIKDETSQLKVVVLGTAQSNGPIPTVEECYDPKSVEYVKAGTYPKIEDMVLEMQSVEDVLKKYNVEVFRPKQIENYNQIFARDIAFVIDDKFIKANILPDRAKEIEAIQQVIDQINPNKIITLPEEAHVEGGDVMPWNDYIFVGTYSGEDYPDFITARTNMDAVIALQELFPEKTVKSFELRKSNTDARNNALHLDCCFQPIGTNKAIIHKNGFLVEKEYQFLVDLFGKENLFEITKEEMYNMNSNIFSISPEVIISEKNFTRLNSWLRKQGFTVEEVPYAEISKQEGLLRCSTLPLVRE; via the coding sequence ATGCTTAAACTTAATATTAAAGACGAAACGTCACAATTGAAAGTGGTGGTTTTAGGAACTGCACAAAGCAATGGACCAATTCCTACGGTCGAAGAATGTTACGATCCAAAATCAGTAGAATATGTGAAAGCAGGGACTTATCCTAAAATTGAGGATATGGTTTTAGAAATGCAGTCAGTTGAAGATGTTTTAAAAAAATATAATGTAGAAGTTTTCAGACCTAAACAAATTGAGAATTATAATCAAATTTTTGCTAGAGACATTGCCTTTGTGATTGACGATAAGTTTATCAAAGCAAATATTCTACCTGATAGAGCTAAAGAAATAGAAGCTATCCAGCAAGTAATTGATCAAATTAATCCAAATAAAATTATAACATTACCTGAAGAAGCCCATGTCGAAGGAGGTGATGTAATGCCTTGGAATGATTATATATTTGTAGGGACATATTCAGGAGAAGATTATCCAGATTTTATTACAGCTCGAACGAATATGGATGCAGTTATAGCACTTCAAGAATTATTTCCTGAAAAAACAGTAAAATCATTTGAACTGAGAAAATCAAATACTGATGCTCGTAATAATGCACTTCATTTAGATTGCTGCTTTCAACCAATTGGAACGAATAAAGCAATTATTCATAAAAATGGATTTTTAGTAGAAAAAGAATATCAATTTTTAGTAGATTTATTCGGAAAAGAAAATTTATTTGAAATCACAAAGGAAGAAATGTATAATATGAATTCAAATATTTTTTCAATTTCTCCAGAAGTCATTATTTCAGAAAAAAACTTTACACGATTAAATAGTTGGTTAAGAAAGCAAGGGTTTACTGTTGAAGAAGTTCCTTATGCTGAAATTTCAAAGCAAGAAGGACTTTTACGTTGTTCAACTCTACCATTGGTTAGAGAATAG
- the corA gene encoding magnesium/cobalt transporter CorA, with amino-acid sequence MSENGRKTSRKSGLPPGALIHVGSKKVDHVKVSVIDYNEDIYSEKICEQPSDCFEFKDSETVSWINIDGLHDTEVIAKIGNHFDLHSLTIEDVLNTNHRPKIEEFQNHIFITLKMLGISKNKTGIVHEQVSFILGKNWIISFQEQEGDIFDSIRMRLKERKGIIRDKGADYLFYRLIDTVVDNYFYVTDYISDVSEKLEEKILISPTQESLREIQKLKKQLINLRKITNPLREVVSTIEKDANDLIEESTGPYFRDVYEHIIQINDTIETQRDMASSIMDLYLTGVSNKMNEVMKLLTIIATIFIPLTFIAGIYGMNFEHMPELHWKYGYHIAWGIMILITLIMVIYFKKKKWL; translated from the coding sequence ATGTCTGAAAACGGTAGAAAAACTTCAAGAAAATCAGGTTTACCACCAGGAGCATTAATACATGTTGGTAGTAAAAAAGTAGATCATGTTAAAGTATCAGTTATAGATTATAATGAGGATATATATTCAGAAAAAATTTGTGAACAACCATCTGATTGTTTTGAATTTAAAGATTCTGAAACTGTAAGTTGGATAAATATTGATGGTTTACATGATACAGAAGTTATTGCTAAAATTGGAAATCATTTTGATTTACATTCATTAACTATAGAAGATGTTTTGAATACAAATCATCGCCCTAAAATTGAAGAATTCCAAAATCATATATTCATCACACTCAAAATGTTAGGGATATCTAAAAATAAAACTGGTATTGTTCATGAGCAAGTGAGTTTTATATTAGGTAAAAATTGGATTATCAGTTTTCAAGAACAAGAAGGCGATATTTTTGATTCTATACGTATGAGATTAAAAGAAAGAAAAGGAATTATTAGAGACAAAGGGGCTGATTATTTGTTTTATCGTTTAATTGATACAGTAGTTGATAATTACTTTTATGTAACAGATTATATAAGTGACGTATCAGAAAAATTAGAAGAAAAAATTTTAATCTCACCTACGCAAGAATCACTAAGAGAGATTCAAAAATTAAAAAAACAACTTATCAATCTTCGAAAGATTACAAATCCTTTACGAGAAGTTGTTTCTACAATTGAAAAAGATGCAAATGATTTAATTGAAGAAAGTACAGGTCCTTACTTTAGAGATGTTTATGAACATATCATACAAATCAATGATACTATTGAAACACAGCGTGATATGGCTTCTAGTATTATGGATTTGTATTTAACAGGAGTAAGCAATAAAATGAATGAAGTAATGAAATTACTTACAATTATTGCTACAATTTTTATCCCTCTTACATTTATTGCAGGTATTTACGGTATGAATTTCGAACACATGCCAGAACTTCATTGGAAATATGGATATCATATTGCTTGGGGAATAATGATACTTATAACTTTAATTATGGTTATATATTTTAAAAAGAAAAAATGGTTGTAG
- a CDS encoding choice-of-anchor I domain-containing protein, with product MRKITFLLYFVVFHSLILTAQNEQTLTHLSSYQTFTEGSAETVAYDEINKRAAFTNSSDNSLTIVDISNLAIPTLFTTIDLSPYCAGPNSVAIHGTTIAVAVESDPKQDAGKVLFFNLNGDFLKQITAGSLPDMLTFTPDGSKLLVANEGEPTDDYTIDPEGSVTIIDMSGGVMSATASHITFESYNDKKASLQNKGIRIFGNNSTATVAQDLEPEFITVTPDGSKAYVNCQEANALVIIDLTTDSILDILPLGYKNHLLGTPTIEQFIVNELVSDWPSLGVPVYDGGQPDVLLGGFSGLFYDTENSTEINQIFYAIPDRGPNAAVVNKANFNPATSQNIRPFKLPNYQGRIVKFTLNKTNGSITLDDQIMLYRQDGTTPITGKGNIPGFDEIPVTYSDPSTAYSNIDYTDINTSETFHALPYDEFGGDFEGILIDKDGYFWMCDEYRPAIYKFESNGTLVDRYVPEGTSLLGDSPMPIGTYGAETLPEVYSKRRANRGFEAISYDIENHIIYSFIQSPLYNPSSTTKDNSDVIRILGIDANDGTPVSEYVYILERNKDTGYSTSRVDKIGDAVYTGNGKFLVLERDSSGPTNTEGKKYIFEIDINYATNILNLSLTGGKELEEMTTDEIVAEGIFIAQKNKILNLPTVGYQSSDKAEGIALLPNNEIAVMNDNDFGLAGAGITDNSILGIISFDDNYGFDASNRDDAINITNHPTLGMFMPDAIASYEVNGVNYIVTANEGDSRDYDGYSEEERVKDLELNPLYYPNASDLQEDEDLGRLKTTTANGDYNNDGIIEQIFSYGGRSFSIFDEYGNLVFDSGDEFEQTIAIEEPDLFNEDEGEFDNRSDDKGIEPEAITIGTIDDYTYAFIGLERQSSILVYDITDPKNVEFITFYNGNRLSGDIAPEIIKFVEASVCPSGKNILLVGYEVSGSMGIIEISDDVLNISKEVADNNFKIFPNPVVTNQRLNFNKSITGQIFDINGRLIKSFSELNNIDISNFKTGIYIIKSKNYGVKRFVKL from the coding sequence ATGAGAAAAATTACTTTTCTACTGTATTTCGTTGTATTTCACAGTTTAATTTTGACTGCACAAAACGAACAAACACTTACACATTTATCCAGTTATCAGACATTTACCGAAGGCTCTGCTGAAACTGTTGCTTATGATGAAATTAATAAACGTGCTGCTTTCACTAATTCATCTGACAATAGTTTAACTATTGTAGATATTAGCAATTTAGCAATTCCTACTTTATTTACAACAATTGATTTATCTCCATATTGTGCAGGGCCAAATTCTGTTGCAATCCATGGAACAACCATTGCTGTTGCTGTAGAATCTGACCCAAAACAAGATGCTGGTAAAGTGCTATTTTTTAATTTAAATGGTGATTTTTTAAAGCAAATAACTGCAGGTTCATTACCTGACATGCTCACTTTTACACCTGATGGTTCAAAATTATTAGTTGCCAATGAAGGAGAACCAACAGATGATTATACTATAGATCCTGAAGGTTCAGTAACAATAATTGATATGAGTGGTGGTGTAATGTCTGCAACTGCAAGTCATATTACTTTTGAATCATACAACGATAAAAAAGCATCTCTACAAAACAAAGGAATTCGAATTTTTGGAAATAATAGTACTGCAACAGTTGCTCAAGATTTAGAACCAGAATTTATAACAGTTACACCTGATGGTTCAAAAGCCTATGTAAATTGCCAAGAAGCGAATGCTTTAGTTATTATTGATTTAACTACTGATTCTATCTTAGATATTCTACCATTAGGATATAAAAATCATTTGTTAGGAACTCCAACTATAGAACAATTCATTGTAAATGAATTAGTTTCTGATTGGCCATCTTTAGGTGTGCCTGTTTATGATGGAGGCCAGCCAGATGTTTTATTGGGTGGATTTTCTGGATTGTTTTATGATACTGAAAATTCAACTGAAATAAATCAAATTTTCTATGCAATTCCAGATAGAGGTCCAAATGCTGCAGTTGTAAACAAGGCTAATTTTAATCCTGCCACTTCTCAAAATATACGCCCATTTAAACTACCAAATTATCAAGGTCGGATCGTAAAATTCACTTTAAATAAAACGAACGGAAGCATAACTTTGGATGACCAAATAATGTTATACCGCCAAGATGGTACAACTCCAATTACAGGTAAAGGAAATATTCCAGGATTTGATGAAATTCCAGTTACATACTCAGACCCATCGACTGCCTATTCTAATATTGACTATACTGACATTAATACTTCTGAAACTTTTCATGCGCTTCCTTATGATGAATTTGGTGGAGATTTTGAAGGAATTTTAATCGATAAAGACGGTTACTTTTGGATGTGTGATGAATACAGACCAGCAATTTATAAATTTGAATCTAACGGAACATTGGTTGATAGATATGTGCCTGAAGGAACATCACTACTAGGGGATTCTCCAATGCCAATTGGAACATATGGAGCCGAAACATTACCTGAAGTATATTCTAAAAGAAGAGCAAATAGAGGCTTTGAAGCAATTTCCTATGATATTGAAAATCACATCATTTATTCATTTATTCAATCTCCTTTATACAATCCATCAAGTACTACCAAAGACAATTCTGATGTAATTAGAATATTAGGAATAGATGCAAATGATGGAACTCCAGTATCAGAATATGTATATATTTTAGAAAGAAATAAAGATACTGGTTATTCAACATCAAGAGTTGATAAAATTGGTGATGCCGTTTATACTGGAAATGGTAAATTTTTAGTTTTAGAAAGAGACTCATCTGGACCTACAAATACTGAAGGAAAAAAATATATATTTGAAATTGACATCAATTACGCAACGAATATTCTAAACCTATCACTTACTGGTGGTAAAGAACTAGAAGAAATGACAACGGATGAGATAGTTGCAGAAGGTATATTTATAGCACAAAAGAATAAAATTTTGAATTTACCAACAGTTGGATATCAGAGTTCTGATAAAGCTGAAGGTATTGCTCTTCTTCCAAATAATGAGATTGCAGTTATGAATGATAATGATTTTGGATTAGCTGGAGCAGGAATTACTGATAACAGTATATTAGGAATTATTTCATTTGATGACAATTATGGCTTTGATGCGAGTAATAGAGACGATGCAATAAATATTACTAATCATCCAACTTTAGGAATGTTTATGCCAGATGCTATTGCTTCTTATGAAGTAAATGGAGTAAATTATATTGTAACTGCCAATGAAGGTGATTCAAGAGATTATGATGGGTATTCAGAAGAAGAAAGAGTAAAAGATTTGGAATTAAACCCATTATATTATCCTAATGCTAGTGATTTACAAGAAGACGAAGATTTGGGAAGGTTAAAAACTACAACTGCGAATGGAGATTATAATAATGATGGAATTATTGAACAAATTTTCTCTTACGGTGGGCGTTCTTTTTCAATTTTTGATGAGTATGGAAACTTAGTCTTTGATTCTGGTGATGAATTTGAACAAACAATAGCTATTGAAGAACCAGATTTATTTAATGAAGATGAAGGTGAATTTGACAATCGATCTGATGATAAAGGAATAGAGCCTGAAGCAATTACAATTGGAACTATAGACGATTATACATATGCCTTTATTGGACTTGAAAGACAAAGTAGTATTTTAGTGTATGATATTACTGATCCTAAAAATGTCGAGTTTATAACATTTTATAATGGAAATCGTCTTTCTGGTGATATAGCGCCCGAAATAATAAAGTTTGTTGAAGCATCGGTTTGCCCTAGTGGCAAAAATATTTTATTGGTTGGCTATGAAGTAAGTGGATCAATGGGAATTATTGAAATAAGTGACGATGTATTAAATATTAGCAAAGAAGTTGCTGATAATAACTTTAAAATTTTCCCTAATCCTGTTGTAACTAATCAGAGATTAAATTTTAATAAATCAATTACTGGTCAAATATTTGATATTAACGGTCGATTAATTAAAAGTTTTTCTGAATTGAATAATATTGACATTTCAAATTTCAAAACTGGGATCTATATCATTAAATCTAAAAACTATGGTGTAAAACGTTTTGTTAAATTGTAA
- the ctlX gene encoding citrulline utilization hydrolase CtlX encodes MQQITNTILMIRPVSFRMNEQTAVNNYYQKVLDNLLPATVQSKALQEFDDFVNKLRFIGVNVIVIDDTKEPDTPDSIFPNNWISFHQDGTVALYPMFAENRREERREDVLDVLEENGFVINNIVDYTSAEEEEVFLEGTGSLLLDRVNGKAYCALSPRADEDLVIEFCEDFEYTPILFTANQTVNGERKAIYHTNVMMCLAENFAIVCLNSIDDKKERKQLIKQLKEDGKEIISISENQVNNFAGNMLQVVGNNDERFLIMSNSAHQSLTEVQVKLIERHCKILSSSLDTIEACGGGSARCMMAEVFLPKK; translated from the coding sequence ATGCAACAAATTACAAATACCATTTTAATGATTCGTCCAGTAAGTTTTAGGATGAATGAGCAGACTGCTGTAAATAATTACTATCAAAAAGTTTTAGATAATTTATTACCAGCAACTGTGCAATCTAAAGCATTGCAAGAGTTTGACGATTTCGTCAATAAACTAAGATTTATTGGAGTTAATGTTATAGTTATTGATGATACTAAGGAGCCAGATACTCCAGATTCAATTTTTCCAAATAACTGGATTTCTTTTCATCAAGATGGAACTGTTGCTCTATACCCAATGTTTGCTGAGAATAGGAGAGAAGAGAGAAGAGAAGATGTCTTAGATGTTTTAGAAGAAAATGGATTTGTTATTAATAATATAGTTGATTATACTTCTGCAGAAGAGGAAGAAGTATTTTTAGAAGGAACAGGGAGTTTGTTACTTGATCGAGTAAATGGTAAAGCATATTGTGCTTTATCTCCACGTGCTGATGAAGATTTGGTGATAGAGTTTTGCGAAGATTTTGAATATACTCCTATTTTATTTACAGCCAATCAAACAGTAAATGGTGAGCGAAAAGCAATATATCATACTAATGTAATGATGTGTCTTGCAGAAAATTTTGCTATTGTATGTTTAAATTCAATTGACGATAAGAAAGAGCGAAAGCAGTTGATAAAACAATTGAAAGAAGATGGTAAAGAAATTATTTCAATCAGTGAAAATCAAGTTAATAATTTTGCCGGAAACATGTTACAAGTAGTAGGAAATAATGATGAGCGATTTTTAATTATGTCTAATTCAGCACATCAAAGTTTGACAGAAGTTCAAGTGAAATTAATAGAGCGTCATTGTAAAATTTTATCAAGTTCTTTAGATACTATTGAGGCTTGTGGTGGCGGAAGTGCTCGTTGTATGATGGCTGAGGTATTTTTACCTAAAAAATGA
- a CDS encoding head GIN domain-containing protein: MKKATTKFAILLLVLFTTTSCFFDGFGIQGNRNVVSEDRKITSDFNEIKVSQGIQVFLTQGNDTDISVEADENIIDLLITEVDGDVLKIYFEKNVSRAKARNVYLTANKLNRIKTSSGSHVKGEGTFKSKSMNLDSSSGSGININVDAGEIICSTSSGANMTVKGSTNTFNGNASSGSHINAGNLISNIGDADVSSGAGIKIHVNEELTAHASSGGNISYNGNPEKVNRSKSSGGSISKH; the protein is encoded by the coding sequence ATGAAAAAAGCAACAACAAAATTCGCAATCTTATTATTAGTACTATTCACAACAACATCATGTTTTTTTGATGGATTTGGAATACAAGGCAATAGAAATGTAGTTTCTGAAGACCGTAAAATTACATCAGACTTTAACGAAATCAAAGTAAGTCAAGGAATTCAAGTTTTTCTTACTCAAGGAAACGACACAGACATCAGTGTTGAAGCTGATGAAAATATCATAGACTTATTAATAACTGAAGTTGATGGTGATGTTCTTAAAATCTATTTTGAAAAAAACGTTTCAAGAGCCAAAGCAAGAAATGTTTATTTAACTGCAAATAAATTAAACCGCATAAAAACCTCAAGCGGTTCACATGTGAAAGGTGAAGGAACATTTAAATCTAAATCAATGAATTTAGATTCTTCAAGTGGTAGTGGAATTAACATTAATGTTGATGCAGGAGAAATAATTTGCTCAACATCAAGTGGAGCAAATATGACAGTTAAAGGTTCAACTAATACCTTCAATGGAAATGCAAGTAGCGGTAGTCATATCAATGCTGGAAATTTAATCTCAAATATTGGTGATGCAGATGTTTCAAGTGGTGCTGGAATAAAAATTCATGTAAATGAAGAATTAACAGCTCATGCTAGCAGTGGTGGAAATATAAGTTATAATGGAAATCCTGAAAAAGTTAACAGATCTAAATCATCTGGAGGAAGCATATCTAAACATTAA